In Penaeus chinensis breed Huanghai No. 1 chromosome 2, ASM1920278v2, whole genome shotgun sequence, the following proteins share a genomic window:
- the LOC125036525 gene encoding tenascin-like isoform X5 — MRKFGRNIVLILAAVYISITNGEIGAKCTNSLNCPGDESCVDHHCHCSDIEYSKSLYPVCSHWRSHNLCGSLDDCGRNSKCINFQCMCDEGYYRIDSSCRKGQLQPVMGICREEGQAVWLCDVSKHSVCISNICVCSKGYVPTSDGLCKPQESYMKNYSLSEYHVKPGEYCRDSANCIEGLACEGFKCRCPTTCRHKEMMRQFSSLPADDN, encoded by the exons ATGAGGAAGTTTGGCAGAAACATTGTCCTGATATTGGCTGCTGTGTACATCAGCATAACAA aTGGGGAAATTGGCGCAAAATGCACTAATTCCCTTAATTGTCCAGGTGATGAATCGTGTGTGGACCACCACTGTCACTGCTCAGACATTGAATATTCAAAGTCACTTTACCCAGTGTGTAGTCATT GGAGGTCTCATAATTTATGTGGATCTCTTGACGATTGCGGGAGAAACTCTAAGTGTATTAACTTTCAGTGTATGTGTGATGAGGGCTACTACCGGATAGATTCTTCCTGTCGTAAAG GACAATTACAGCCAGTGATGGGGATCTGCAGAGAAGAAGGTCAAGCAGTATGGTTATGTGATGTCAGCAAACATTCTGTATGCATAAGTAACATCTGTGTTTGTTCAAA GGGTTACGTCCCAACCTCAGATGGATTATGCAAGCCACAGGAATCATACATGAAGAATTATAGTCTCTCTG aataTCACGTCAAACCTGGAGAATACTGCAGAGATTCTGCAAATTGTATTGAAGGACTAGCATGTGAGGGATTTAAATGCAGGTGTCCCAC TACTTGTAG acacaaGGAAATGATGAGACAGTTTTCGTCTCTCCCAGCAGATGATAACTA
- the LOC125036525 gene encoding tenascin-like isoform X3 — protein sequence MRKFGRNIVLILAAVYISITNGEIGAKCTNSLNCPGDESCVDHHCHCSDIEYSKSLYPVCSHWRSHNLCGSLDDCGRNSKCINFQCMCDEGYYRIDSSCRKGQLQPVMGICREEGQAVWLCDVSKHSVCISNICVCSKGYVPTSDGLCKPQESYMKNYSLSEYHVKPGEYCRDSANCIEGLACEGFKCRCPTTCRYDQRKEVCDCGEVESQTQGNDETVFVSPSR from the exons ATGAGGAAGTTTGGCAGAAACATTGTCCTGATATTGGCTGCTGTGTACATCAGCATAACAA aTGGGGAAATTGGCGCAAAATGCACTAATTCCCTTAATTGTCCAGGTGATGAATCGTGTGTGGACCACCACTGTCACTGCTCAGACATTGAATATTCAAAGTCACTTTACCCAGTGTGTAGTCATT GGAGGTCTCATAATTTATGTGGATCTCTTGACGATTGCGGGAGAAACTCTAAGTGTATTAACTTTCAGTGTATGTGTGATGAGGGCTACTACCGGATAGATTCTTCCTGTCGTAAAG GACAATTACAGCCAGTGATGGGGATCTGCAGAGAAGAAGGTCAAGCAGTATGGTTATGTGATGTCAGCAAACATTCTGTATGCATAAGTAACATCTGTGTTTGTTCAAA GGGTTACGTCCCAACCTCAGATGGATTATGCAAGCCACAGGAATCATACATGAAGAATTATAGTCTCTCTG aataTCACGTCAAACCTGGAGAATACTGCAGAGATTCTGCAAATTGTATTGAAGGACTAGCATGTGAGGGATTTAAATGCAGGTGTCCCAC TACTTGTAGGTATGACCAAAGAAAAGAAGTTTGTGACTGTGGGGAGGTTGAATCGCAG acacaaGGAAATGATGAGACAGTTTTCGTCTCTCCCAGCAGATGA
- the LOC125036525 gene encoding uncharacterized protein LOC125036525 isoform X4, translating to MGKLAQNALIPLIVQVMNRVWTTTVTAQTLNIQSHFTQCVVICMCDEGYYRIDSSCRKGQLQPVMGICREEGQAVWLCDVSKHSVCISNICVCSKGYVPTSDGLCKPQESYMKNYSLSEYHVKPGEYCRDSANCIEGLACEGFKCRCPTTCRYDQRKEVCDCGEVESQVGPIMIGVLLGLNIILFWGYTIKRTIRKHKEMMRQFSSLPADDN from the exons aTGGGGAAATTGGCGCAAAATGCACTAATTCCCTTAATTGTCCAGGTGATGAATCGTGTGTGGACCACCACTGTCACTGCTCAGACATTGAATATTCAAAGTCACTTTACCCAGTGTGTAGTCATT TGTATGTGTGATGAGGGCTACTACCGGATAGATTCTTCCTGTCGTAAAG GACAATTACAGCCAGTGATGGGGATCTGCAGAGAAGAAGGTCAAGCAGTATGGTTATGTGATGTCAGCAAACATTCTGTATGCATAAGTAACATCTGTGTTTGTTCAAA GGGTTACGTCCCAACCTCAGATGGATTATGCAAGCCACAGGAATCATACATGAAGAATTATAGTCTCTCTG aataTCACGTCAAACCTGGAGAATACTGCAGAGATTCTGCAAATTGTATTGAAGGACTAGCATGTGAGGGATTTAAATGCAGGTGTCCCAC TACTTGTAGGTATGACCAAAGAAAAGAAGTTTGTGACTGTGGGGAGGTTGAATCGCAGGTAGGACCAATTATGATTGGCGTTTTACTTGGCTTGAATATCATTTTATTCTGGGGCTATACAATCAAGAGAACCATAAGGAA acacaaGGAAATGATGAGACAGTTTTCGTCTCTCCCAGCAGATGATAACTAG
- the LOC125035668 gene encoding uncharacterized protein LOC125035668 — translation MKKLREIVLLIFVILCFDVTNGELGAVCDKVTDCTMGAYCIQGTCNCSEIWYAGNSLTPVCRSWEYERLCSYDKECGENAKCTSVKCECDKGFYRINASCRRVRLQRLMQPCQINLHGTGVALCDIKKHSLCIKNTCVCAKGYIANEHDECEYKESYFLRMEISGA, via the exons ATGAAGAAACTTAGAGAGATTGTGTTACTGATATTTGTTATCCTGTGTTTTGATGTAACAA ATGGTGAACTTGGTGCTGTGTGTGACAAAGTGACAGACTGTACAATGGGAGCATATTGCATACAAGGGACCTGTAATTGTTCAGAGATATGGTATGCAGGAAATTCTCTTACACCAGTATGTAGATCTT gGGAGTACGAGAGGTTGTGTTCTTATGATAAAGAATGTGGGGAAAATGCCAAGTGCACATCCGTGAAATGTGAATGTGACAAAGGATTTTATCGAATAAATGCTTCATGCCGCAGAG TAAGACTACAGAGATTGATGCAGCCCTGTCAAATAAATTTACATGGAACAGGTGTAGCACTGTGTGATATTAAGAAGCATAGTTTGTGCATTAaaaatacatgtgtttgtgcTAA gggCTACATAGCAAACGAACATGATGAGTGTGAGTATAAGGAATCATATTTTCTCCGCATGGAAATTAGTGGTGCGTAA
- the LOC125036525 gene encoding tenascin-like isoform X1 — MRKFGRNIVLILAAVYISITNGEIGAKCTNSLNCPGDESCVDHHCHCSDIEYSKSLYPVCSHWRSHNLCGSLDDCGRNSKCINFQCMCDEGYYRIDSSCRKGQLQPVMGICREEGQAVWLCDVSKHSVCISNICVCSKGYVPTSDGLCKPQESYMKNYSLSEYHVKPGEYCRDSANCIEGLACEGFKCRCPTTCRYDQRKEVCDCGEVESQVGPIMIGVLLGLNIILFWGYTIKRTIRKHKEMMRQFSSLPADDN, encoded by the exons ATGAGGAAGTTTGGCAGAAACATTGTCCTGATATTGGCTGCTGTGTACATCAGCATAACAA aTGGGGAAATTGGCGCAAAATGCACTAATTCCCTTAATTGTCCAGGTGATGAATCGTGTGTGGACCACCACTGTCACTGCTCAGACATTGAATATTCAAAGTCACTTTACCCAGTGTGTAGTCATT GGAGGTCTCATAATTTATGTGGATCTCTTGACGATTGCGGGAGAAACTCTAAGTGTATTAACTTTCAGTGTATGTGTGATGAGGGCTACTACCGGATAGATTCTTCCTGTCGTAAAG GACAATTACAGCCAGTGATGGGGATCTGCAGAGAAGAAGGTCAAGCAGTATGGTTATGTGATGTCAGCAAACATTCTGTATGCATAAGTAACATCTGTGTTTGTTCAAA GGGTTACGTCCCAACCTCAGATGGATTATGCAAGCCACAGGAATCATACATGAAGAATTATAGTCTCTCTG aataTCACGTCAAACCTGGAGAATACTGCAGAGATTCTGCAAATTGTATTGAAGGACTAGCATGTGAGGGATTTAAATGCAGGTGTCCCAC TACTTGTAGGTATGACCAAAGAAAAGAAGTTTGTGACTGTGGGGAGGTTGAATCGCAGGTAGGACCAATTATGATTGGCGTTTTACTTGGCTTGAATATCATTTTATTCTGGGGCTATACAATCAAGAGAACCATAAGGAA acacaaGGAAATGATGAGACAGTTTTCGTCTCTCCCAGCAGATGATAACTAG
- the LOC125036525 gene encoding tenascin-like isoform X2, producing MRKFGRNIVLILAAVYISITNGEIGAKCTNSLNCPGDESCVDHHCHCSDIEYSKSLYPVCSHWRSHNLCGSLDDCGRNSKCINFQCMCDEGYYRIDSSCRKGQLQPVMGICREEGQAVWLCDVSKHSVCISNICVCSKGYVPTSDGLCKPQESYMKNYSLSEYHVKPGEYCRDSANCIEGLACEGFKCRCPTTCRYDQRKEVCDCGEVESQVGPIMIGVLLGLNIILFWGYTIKRTIRKHKEMMRQFSSLPADDN from the exons ATGAGGAAGTTTGGCAGAAACATTGTCCTGATATTGGCTGCTGTGTACATCAGCATAACAA aTGGGGAAATTGGCGCAAAATGCACTAATTCCCTTAATTGTCCAGGTGATGAATCGTGTGTGGACCACCACTGTCACTGCTCAGACATTGAATATTCAAAGTCACTTTACCCAGTGTGTAGTCATT GGAGGTCTCATAATTTATGTGGATCTCTTGACGATTGCGGGAGAAACTCTAAGTGTATTAACTTTCAGTGTATGTGTGATGAGGGCTACTACCGGATAGATTCTTCCTGTCGTAAAG GACAATTACAGCCAGTGATGGGGATCTGCAGAGAAGAAGGTCAAGCAGTATGGTTATGTGATGTCAGCAAACATTCTGTATGCATAAGTAACATCTGTGTTTGTTCAAA GGGTTACGTCCCAACCTCAGATGGATTATGCAAGCCACAGGAATCATACATGAAGAATTATAGTCTCTCTG aataTCACGTCAAACCTGGAGAATACTGCAGAGATTCTGCAAATTGTATTGAAGGACTAGCATGTGAGGGATTTAAATGCAGGTGTCCCAC TACTTGTAGGTATGACCAAAGAAAAGAAGTTTGTGACTGTGGGGAGGTTGAATCGCAGGTAGGACCAATTATGATTGGCGTTTTACTTGGCTTGAATATCATTTTATTCTGGGGCTATACAATCAAGAGAACCATAAGGAA acacaaGGAAATGATGAGACAGTTTTCGTCTCTCCCAGCAGATGATAACTA